One segment of Chitinivibrio alkaliphilus ACht1 DNA contains the following:
- a CDS encoding TonB-dependent receptor plug domain-containing protein: protein MKQATRAILLLIFSMNIQIHATQDLDLSALLAIVVETGTFLEIDPDLIPASVVNIDRERIESANARDLRGLLEIYVPSYQSLFNRWNGWLMSMNGVTADVNSKILVLIDGREVTSQSRDGAVGLLTSIDLNFIERVEVLEGNAGFVYGAGAIGGVINIIPKRDIDSKGSVLYSLGAYREDQFDQRASFLFSQSIGDVDMSGGFSYRHSDGVGRNHSYIAGLDGWGGDIDWEPIFPKEARPAQGSFGRIPGNYHTYLNFSLNEWNWYTHFSREVITASGAFVLDPFPIMNGAWNLDEVRDLYSDDYYGPSNPYFDYWHLTEAWGSSNRMYVYDMLMSSLERTLSFDNFDVELLVSYANYNNTVDAEDFTDIGLYGYPEYDTSEISGEQSLAFKSAVTGSIGDDLLHYAYGYQHRTDFIGTGLAGENSIDQSDKKVFADTTFFSNALFAEGLYKLTDQIRLHGGVRVDHHSAVGASLSPKTAFIYSPAEDHYFHLIYQQATNNPTAEASTGSYYVKNDDNVLQEEDFFQNPDREPDANTTVLPGVSQDALEDMDPEVARQLVLMTNNSWGDLSVRNIFSYNMMDGLFMWDSDTYKTIATEGQYNYVLNNTIVEYDIPRAGLSLGVSHNFNRIVNTDISDGNTVVERRRYDRDDEENPWYDNIGTDDDPYYIPVWNTGEYDTTVVNAIQNTITQDGTYFLNTSPHLTKLYADYQMNDIVSFHLNSQLYWKRMLGRKDIYDDPQGTGATWFDPYDRDVSMGYRKSTWDVERKLSARLNVGVHFDIPFTQVDLISSGRVSLMGDNILGHRWTDNYDRWDRNTAIPYYMSSPGDGGLFRAEQAMFRGTIRLDF, encoded by the coding sequence ATGAAACAAGCAACGAGAGCTATTCTATTGTTAATTTTCAGCATGAATATTCAGATTCATGCAACGCAGGATTTAGATTTATCGGCATTGTTGGCAATTGTCGTAGAAACGGGTACCTTTTTAGAAATTGATCCCGACCTTATTCCAGCCTCCGTCGTCAATATTGACAGGGAACGTATTGAGTCGGCAAATGCCCGAGATTTGCGAGGACTTTTAGAGATCTATGTTCCAAGTTATCAATCACTATTTAATCGATGGAATGGGTGGTTGATGAGTATGAATGGGGTTACAGCAGATGTGAACTCCAAAATACTTGTTCTTATCGACGGTCGTGAAGTAACGTCACAAAGTCGTGATGGTGCTGTAGGTCTTCTTACAAGTATTGATCTTAATTTTATTGAGCGTGTTGAGGTTCTTGAAGGAAACGCAGGGTTTGTGTATGGTGCCGGCGCTATTGGCGGTGTCATAAATATTATTCCTAAACGAGATATTGACTCAAAGGGGAGCGTCTTGTATTCCCTTGGTGCGTACCGAGAAGATCAATTTGACCAACGCGCATCATTTCTCTTTTCTCAGTCAATTGGTGATGTCGATATGAGTGGTGGGTTTTCATACCGCCATAGTGATGGTGTTGGAAGAAATCACTCCTATATAGCTGGTCTTGATGGGTGGGGTGGCGATATTGATTGGGAACCCATATTTCCGAAAGAAGCGCGACCTGCACAAGGATCATTTGGGAGAATTCCGGGGAATTATCACACATATCTGAATTTTTCCCTCAATGAATGGAATTGGTATACACATTTTTCGCGAGAAGTAATTACTGCAAGTGGTGCTTTTGTTTTGGACCCATTTCCTATTATGAATGGTGCGTGGAATCTTGATGAGGTTCGAGATTTATATAGTGATGATTATTATGGACCAAGTAATCCATATTTTGATTATTGGCATCTAACTGAAGCATGGGGTTCCAGTAATCGCATGTACGTGTACGATATGTTGATGAGTTCTCTTGAACGAACCCTTTCTTTCGATAATTTTGACGTAGAGTTACTGGTTTCATATGCAAATTATAATAACACGGTCGATGCGGAAGATTTCACCGATATTGGTTTGTATGGGTATCCAGAATATGATACATCAGAAATTAGTGGTGAACAATCCCTTGCTTTTAAGAGTGCGGTCACAGGAAGTATCGGCGATGATCTTCTTCATTATGCCTATGGGTATCAACATAGAACTGATTTTATTGGTACAGGGTTGGCAGGAGAAAACAGTATTGATCAAAGTGATAAAAAGGTGTTTGCTGACACCACATTTTTCAGTAATGCCCTCTTTGCTGAAGGGCTATATAAACTAACCGATCAAATTCGACTTCATGGTGGGGTACGAGTTGATCACCATTCAGCAGTTGGTGCGTCACTTTCTCCTAAAACCGCCTTTATTTATTCTCCTGCGGAGGATCACTATTTTCATCTTATTTACCAACAGGCAACAAATAATCCCACTGCCGAAGCATCCACCGGTAGTTACTATGTTAAGAATGATGATAATGTACTTCAAGAAGAGGATTTCTTTCAAAACCCTGATAGAGAACCAGATGCTAACACAACAGTGCTTCCCGGGGTTTCACAAGATGCCTTAGAAGATATGGACCCCGAAGTTGCACGGCAATTGGTTTTGATGACAAATAATTCTTGGGGCGATCTTTCAGTGCGAAATATTTTCTCATATAATATGATGGACGGGTTGTTTATGTGGGATTCGGACACGTATAAGACGATTGCCACGGAAGGGCAATACAATTATGTGTTGAACAACACTATTGTAGAGTATGATATTCCGCGTGCCGGACTTTCTCTCGGAGTAAGTCATAATTTTAACAGGATTGTTAATACCGATATCTCTGACGGAAACACGGTTGTGGAAAGACGACGCTACGATCGCGATGATGAGGAAAATCCGTGGTATGACAATATCGGTACTGACGATGATCCGTATTATATACCCGTATGGAATACTGGTGAATATGACACAACTGTGGTGAATGCTATTCAGAATACCATTACACAAGATGGTACATATTTCTTGAACACCTCGCCACACCTCACCAAACTGTATGCCGATTATCAAATGAATGATATTGTGTCTTTTCATTTGAACTCTCAACTGTATTGGAAACGAATGTTGGGGAGAAAAGATATCTATGATGACCCCCAAGGCACAGGAGCAACATGGTTTGACCCGTACGATAGGGATGTTTCCATGGGATATCGAAAAAGTACATGGGATGTGGAGCGTAAACTCTCTGCGCGTCTTAATGTGGGGGTACATTTCGATATTCCCTTTACACAGGTTGATCTTATTTCTTCTGGTCGCGTATCTCTCATGGGGGATAATATTCTTGGACATCGATGGACAGATAATTATGATCGGTGGGATAGAAATACGGCTATTCCCTACTACATGTCCAGTCCCGGTGATGGTGGATTATTTCGAGCAGAACAGGCGATGTTTCGGGGAACGATTCGACTTGATTTCTAA
- a CDS encoding TonB-dependent receptor plug domain-containing protein: protein MRLCKKLKPRMKHTVLVLASIFMLSIGSIGAQPGGGDLDLSALLSIVVETGTFLELDLDQSPVTMTLIDSDRIRYSGARNLSELLEVYVPGFQYMINKWNGVVWGMRGVTSDRNDKIIVLINGRKQNLQHFHGFATEYTLGLLGDIDRVEVLRGPAGLVYGSGAIAGVVNIVTKTPEDYETFASGRVEMNEKNGFYGTTVEGAVFNRFEDGSDLSVYVGAHVSDGHGQNSSRIFGYHEDYFGSGEDGVPAAGSPWATDGNYLASAEYSYQRFNFYTRLSRQITPVGEYFPKGYPEEGYHWATLRSHLRDNMMVGADYSWDIGEDEFSLDGSIIGATNTLYIREGANADGLLQAASEPFSVGERRYEITAKYLMRRVEDLQVAYGIQYGHYDIGENLAGRYEDGWGLAEVSYDNWAFFTEAYYDINEVLSAGAGARYDKHTRTDGVWSPKAALVVTPNERDVFKFIVQSSSNNADALTYEPSPTAEPGTWTYEEGMFSEWNPDRGAQDIYQRDEDDNIMINSETGEKMTNLGNIQAPVSYVDPESSVSFEIATNHSLTDRLSVASSASYNILSDLFMWNGARFQTENVGEYDAFVLEGELAYTSDRLNAGINGALMMPLNVDTASVEFERPFFEPVWNENLNAWVPTPVEGEDNIVSESSMMADQVSDDGRYFNSLHTGTVKTYIDWSPMDFLTLHTDARLFFGLWGREGIQESFEESDDAEFLGVADPFRQPIAKWNTSAHFDIGDDMELGLFVYDILGQDDNIHSVRWQQMAAPRQAGLFTTDQRTFAIQLKKFF from the coding sequence ATGAGACTGTGTAAAAAACTTAAACCACGTATGAAACATACTGTGCTTGTTTTGGCAAGTATCTTTATGTTGTCCATTGGTTCCATTGGGGCTCAGCCCGGTGGCGGAGATTTAGATTTGTCCGCCTTGTTGAGTATTGTTGTGGAAACCGGTACATTTCTTGAGCTTGATTTGGATCAAAGCCCAGTAACTATGACCTTAATTGACTCAGACAGGATTCGCTATTCCGGTGCTCGAAACTTAAGTGAACTCCTTGAGGTGTATGTGCCTGGGTTTCAATACATGATTAATAAGTGGAACGGTGTTGTCTGGGGCATGCGTGGTGTCACCAGTGATAGAAACGATAAAATTATTGTTTTGATCAATGGACGTAAGCAAAACCTTCAGCATTTTCATGGCTTTGCTACGGAGTATACCCTTGGACTTCTCGGTGATATAGATCGCGTAGAGGTACTTCGTGGTCCTGCAGGGTTGGTGTATGGTTCCGGTGCCATAGCCGGGGTTGTTAATATTGTAACAAAAACCCCTGAAGACTATGAAACTTTTGCCTCGGGTAGAGTTGAAATGAATGAGAAAAACGGCTTTTATGGAACTACCGTTGAAGGCGCCGTATTTAATCGATTTGAAGATGGAAGTGATTTGAGTGTGTATGTTGGTGCGCACGTAAGTGACGGGCATGGACAAAATAGCTCACGCATTTTTGGCTACCATGAAGATTATTTTGGTAGTGGTGAAGACGGAGTTCCTGCGGCGGGAAGTCCTTGGGCAACCGACGGGAATTATCTAGCCAGTGCTGAATACTCGTATCAACGGTTTAATTTCTATACTCGTTTGTCTCGTCAAATTACTCCTGTGGGCGAATATTTTCCCAAGGGGTATCCGGAAGAAGGCTACCACTGGGCAACTCTCCGTTCGCACCTTCGAGATAATATGATGGTGGGAGCTGACTATTCGTGGGATATCGGGGAAGATGAATTTAGCCTCGATGGGTCAATTATTGGAGCAACAAACACCCTTTATATTCGTGAGGGGGCCAACGCAGATGGTCTTTTACAGGCTGCAAGTGAACCGTTCTCTGTGGGTGAGCGTCGGTATGAAATTACTGCAAAGTATCTGATGCGTCGTGTGGAAGATTTGCAGGTTGCCTATGGTATCCAGTATGGTCACTATGACATCGGTGAAAACCTTGCTGGTCGATATGAGGATGGTTGGGGACTTGCAGAAGTTTCCTATGATAACTGGGCATTTTTTACTGAAGCCTACTACGATATTAATGAAGTGCTGAGTGCCGGTGCCGGTGCACGGTATGATAAGCATACTCGTACTGATGGTGTGTGGAGTCCTAAGGCTGCTCTTGTTGTGACCCCGAATGAGCGGGATGTATTTAAATTTATCGTACAGTCCAGTTCAAACAATGCCGATGCTCTTACATACGAGCCATCTCCTACGGCAGAGCCGGGCACATGGACCTATGAAGAAGGTATGTTTTCAGAGTGGAATCCTGATCGCGGTGCACAGGATATTTATCAGCGCGATGAAGATGATAACATTATGATAAATTCAGAGACCGGCGAAAAAATGACTAATTTAGGCAATATTCAAGCTCCAGTATCGTATGTTGACCCTGAATCGTCAGTGTCTTTTGAGATTGCGACCAATCACAGCCTAACTGATCGATTAAGTGTTGCAAGTTCCGCATCGTACAATATTTTGTCCGATCTCTTTATGTGGAACGGCGCACGGTTTCAGACAGAAAATGTCGGTGAATATGATGCCTTTGTATTGGAAGGTGAACTTGCCTATACCAGTGATCGATTAAATGCCGGTATCAATGGTGCTCTCATGATGCCCTTGAATGTTGATACTGCTTCCGTAGAATTTGAGCGTCCTTTTTTCGAACCTGTGTGGAACGAAAATCTCAATGCGTGGGTGCCAACCCCAGTTGAGGGAGAAGATAATATTGTGAGTGAGTCGTCAATGATGGCTGATCAAGTATCTGATGATGGAAGATATTTTAATAGTCTTCATACTGGGACCGTAAAGACCTATATTGATTGGAGTCCCATGGATTTCCTCACGCTTCATACCGATGCTCGTCTCTTCTTTGGATTATGGGGAAGAGAAGGTATTCAGGAGTCCTTTGAAGAGAGCGATGATGCAGAGTTTCTTGGCGTAGCAGATCCGTTCCGTCAGCCCATTGCAAAATGGAATACCTCTGCCCATTTTGATATTGGTGATGATATGGAGCTCGGTCTTTTTGTCTATGATATTTTGGGACAGGATGATAATATTCACTCTGTTCGGTGGCAACAGATGGCTGCTCCGCGACAAGCAGGACTTTTTACAACAGACCAACGAACCTTTGCTATTCAGTTGAAAAAGTTTTTCTAA
- the ltrA gene encoding group II intron reverse transcriptase/maturase — protein sequence MRTAYERVVKNKGSAGIDGMKVDQLRNYLNIHWSQIKEELLAGTYQPKPVRQVEIPKSSGGMRKLGIPTVVDRMIQQAMHQILNPIFDPLFSENSFGFRSGRSAHDAVRQAQKFQHEGYRWVVDLDLKQFFDEVNHDVLMSLIAKRVKDKGMLRLIRSFLRSGVMTGGVESQRIKGTPQGGPLSPLLSNILLNEFDRELEKRGHRFCRYADDCNIYVKTRRSGERVLNSITRFLEKRLKLIVNEEKSAVARPWQRTFLGFSFTNHKRCEIRIAPKSVLKFGKSMKSVFRTGKGRNLKRFIKEILNPKLIGWINYYRLAETKGYAEGLDGWIRRHLRKILWRQWKRPRTRFQKLMKADIAEERAVESSFNKRGAWFNAGASHMNEAFRKKFFDYLGLESLLRRVLAVR from the coding sequence ATGCGAACCGCTTACGAGCGGGTTGTGAAGAATAAGGGGAGTGCCGGTATTGATGGCATGAAAGTGGATCAACTGCGTAACTACCTGAATATTCACTGGTCGCAAATCAAAGAAGAGTTGCTTGCTGGCACCTATCAACCGAAACCAGTTCGTCAGGTAGAGATACCGAAGAGCTCCGGCGGAATGCGCAAGCTTGGCATACCGACCGTGGTTGATCGCATGATTCAGCAGGCAATGCATCAGATTTTAAATCCGATCTTCGACCCCCTCTTTTCTGAAAACAGCTTTGGATTTCGTTCTGGCAGAAGTGCGCATGACGCAGTCCGGCAGGCGCAGAAATTCCAGCATGAAGGATATAGATGGGTTGTAGACTTGGATTTGAAACAGTTTTTCGACGAGGTGAATCATGACGTACTGATGTCGTTGATCGCCAAACGAGTAAAAGACAAAGGAATGCTTCGACTGATTCGGTCATTTCTCCGCTCCGGAGTTATGACTGGTGGTGTCGAATCTCAACGGATTAAAGGGACTCCACAGGGTGGTCCGCTCTCTCCGCTGCTTTCGAATATTCTGCTCAATGAATTTGATCGGGAACTGGAAAAGCGGGGGCATCGATTCTGTCGATATGCGGATGACTGCAATATCTACGTGAAAACCCGAAGGTCCGGTGAACGCGTTCTGAACTCGATAACCCGTTTTCTCGAAAAGCGTCTGAAGCTGATTGTAAATGAAGAGAAAAGTGCTGTTGCCCGACCGTGGCAGAGAACCTTTCTCGGGTTTTCATTTACGAATCACAAGCGGTGTGAAATCCGCATCGCTCCAAAATCAGTTTTGAAATTCGGAAAGAGTATGAAATCGGTATTTCGAACTGGAAAAGGGCGCAATCTGAAACGCTTCATTAAAGAAATTCTGAATCCGAAGCTCATCGGGTGGATCAACTACTATCGTCTTGCAGAGACCAAGGGGTATGCTGAAGGGTTGGATGGTTGGATCAGACGCCACTTGAGAAAGATTCTCTGGAGACAGTGGAAACGCCCGAGAACGAGGTTTCAGAAATTGATGAAAGCAGACATTGCGGAAGAGAGAGCAGTAGAATCTTCTTTCAATAAACGTGGTGCCTGGTTCAATGCGGGAGCGTCCCACATGAACGAAGCGTTTCGGAAGAAATTCTTTGATTATCTTGGTTTGGAATCGCTGCTCAGAAGAGTTCTTGCGGTCAGATGA
- the adhE gene encoding bifunctional acetaldehyde-CoA/alcohol dehydrogenase, producing MATAKKEAKTDVAAQMDKLERLITKVQQAQKEFASFSQEQVDRIFFEAAMAANHERISLAKEAVEETGMGIVEDKVIKNHFASEMVYNKFRTLKTCNEIDRDESAGIVKVAEPLGVLAGVIPTTNPTSTAIFKSLIALKTRNGIIFSPHPRAKKCTVRAAKIVLEAAVKAGAPRDIIAWIEEPSIEGSNYLMQHSSIAAILATGGPGMVRAAYSSGKPALGVGAGNTPVVIDETADIKMAVSSILMSKTFDNGVICASEQAVIAEKSVYNSVRQEFLTQGAYVLNADERKKVGQTLFKDNRINAEVVGQSAAKIARLAGITVPEETKVLIAEVEKTESAEVFAHEKLSPVLAMYSATDYTDAFEKAHRLIELGGLGHTSVLYTSDKNSMRINQYGSLMKTGRTLINTPASHGAIGDIYNFNLAPSLTLGCGSWGGNSISDNVGPKHLINVKTVAIRKENMLWFQVPNKVYFKRGALGVALEDLAEKKKAFVVTDRFLHENGYCESLLKKLRRLDITYEVYSDVAPDPTLATAMDGASKLKAFDADLIIAIGGGSPMDAAKIMWLLYEHPEIDFKDLAMRFMDIRKRVYKFPKLGGKAEFVAIPTTSGTGSEVTPFAVITDEKTGQKYPIADYELTPNMAIVDADLAKDMPASLTAFSGIDALTHALEAYVSTLATEFTSPLALEAIRLLFEYLPRSYKNGGEDMEAREKVHHASNMAGMAFANAFLGICHSMAHKMGAKFHLPHGLANALLINDVIRFNATDAPRKMGTFSQYKNPEAKARYARIARYIGLSGADDAALVEALIGKITELKQQLDIPLTIKEAKVDRDAFYAALETLSEDAFDDQCTGANPRYPLMSELRDIYSAAYEGVK from the coding sequence ATGGCTACAGCCAAGAAAGAAGCGAAAACAGACGTTGCTGCTCAAATGGACAAGTTAGAGCGGCTTATTACAAAGGTACAGCAAGCGCAGAAAGAATTTGCCTCTTTTTCACAAGAGCAAGTTGATCGTATTTTCTTTGAAGCTGCCATGGCTGCGAATCATGAGCGTATTTCACTTGCTAAGGAGGCTGTGGAAGAAACCGGTATGGGTATTGTTGAAGATAAGGTGATTAAAAATCATTTTGCCTCTGAGATGGTCTACAACAAATTTCGAACCCTTAAGACATGTAATGAAATTGATCGTGATGAGTCTGCGGGGATTGTAAAAGTTGCTGAACCCCTTGGGGTGTTGGCTGGGGTTATCCCAACAACAAATCCAACATCCACAGCCATATTTAAGTCTTTAATAGCGCTGAAAACACGAAATGGGATTATCTTTTCTCCTCATCCCCGTGCAAAAAAATGTACTGTTCGTGCGGCAAAAATTGTTCTTGAGGCTGCCGTTAAAGCGGGTGCTCCCCGAGATATTATCGCATGGATAGAAGAGCCAAGCATTGAAGGGTCAAATTATCTTATGCAGCACTCTTCCATTGCGGCCATTCTTGCTACGGGTGGTCCTGGAATGGTACGAGCTGCCTACTCAAGCGGTAAGCCTGCCCTTGGTGTCGGTGCGGGTAATACCCCCGTCGTCATTGATGAGACAGCAGATATCAAAATGGCAGTAAGCTCCATTCTAATGAGTAAAACCTTTGATAATGGGGTGATCTGCGCGTCAGAGCAGGCTGTTATTGCTGAAAAATCAGTGTATAATTCTGTGCGTCAAGAATTTCTGACACAAGGTGCGTATGTCTTAAACGCGGATGAGCGAAAAAAAGTTGGCCAGACCTTGTTTAAGGATAATCGGATAAATGCAGAGGTTGTAGGCCAAAGTGCTGCCAAAATTGCACGTCTTGCCGGTATTACTGTGCCTGAAGAAACAAAGGTGCTTATTGCAGAAGTTGAAAAGACTGAATCGGCTGAAGTTTTTGCTCATGAGAAGCTATCTCCTGTCTTGGCAATGTATTCTGCAACGGATTATACCGATGCTTTTGAAAAAGCACATCGCCTTATTGAATTGGGTGGGTTAGGACATACCAGTGTTCTTTATACCTCTGATAAAAACAGCATGAGAATCAATCAGTATGGCTCTCTTATGAAAACGGGTAGAACCTTAATTAACACTCCCGCGAGTCACGGGGCAATTGGAGACATTTATAACTTCAATTTAGCGCCTTCGCTCACCCTTGGGTGTGGAAGCTGGGGGGGCAACTCTATCAGTGATAATGTTGGCCCAAAACACTTAATAAATGTTAAAACCGTTGCCATAAGGAAGGAAAATATGCTGTGGTTTCAAGTGCCAAATAAGGTTTATTTCAAACGTGGTGCTCTAGGAGTGGCCTTGGAAGATCTGGCTGAAAAGAAAAAGGCCTTTGTTGTTACCGATCGATTCCTCCATGAAAACGGGTATTGTGAATCTCTCTTGAAGAAACTTCGTCGTCTTGATATTACCTATGAGGTATATAGTGATGTAGCCCCTGACCCCACCTTGGCCACAGCAATGGATGGTGCAAGTAAGTTAAAGGCCTTCGATGCAGATCTTATTATTGCCATTGGCGGTGGGTCTCCCATGGATGCTGCTAAGATTATGTGGCTTCTCTATGAACATCCTGAAATTGATTTTAAAGATCTTGCCATGCGTTTTATGGATATTCGTAAACGGGTGTACAAATTTCCTAAACTTGGTGGTAAAGCTGAGTTTGTTGCTATCCCAACCACCAGTGGTACTGGGTCTGAAGTGACTCCCTTTGCGGTTATTACTGATGAAAAAACCGGGCAGAAATACCCCATTGCAGACTATGAACTTACTCCTAACATGGCCATTGTTGATGCGGATCTTGCAAAGGATATGCCTGCTTCTCTTACGGCATTCTCTGGTATTGATGCCTTAACACATGCTTTGGAGGCTTATGTAAGCACTCTGGCAACGGAGTTTACATCTCCCTTGGCTCTTGAAGCAATTCGCTTGCTTTTTGAATATCTGCCCCGTTCATACAAAAATGGTGGGGAAGATATGGAGGCTCGCGAGAAGGTTCACCATGCATCTAACATGGCAGGTATGGCCTTTGCCAATGCGTTCCTTGGTATTTGTCACTCCATGGCGCATAAAATGGGTGCAAAATTTCATTTGCCCCACGGCTTAGCCAATGCCTTGCTGATTAATGATGTTATCCGTTTTAATGCTACTGATGCCCCGCGTAAAATGGGAACCTTCTCTCAGTATAAAAATCCAGAAGCAAAAGCTCGATATGCACGTATTGCTCGGTATATTGGCTTAAGTGGAGCGGATGATGCGGCCTTAGTGGAAGCGTTAATTGGAAAAATTACAGAGCTGAAACAGCAGTTGGATATTCCTCTTACAATTAAAGAGGCAAAGGTTGACCGAGATGCCTTTTACGCTGCCTTAGAGACCTTGAGTGAAGACGCCTTTGATGATCAGTGTACCGGAGCCAACCCCCGGTATCCATTGATGAGCGAATTGCGTGATATTTATAGCGCTGCCTACGAAGGAGTTAAGTAG
- the pflB gene encoding formate C-acetyltransferase, protein MLKALMINEEELRNTYSGFTVGHWTERVDVRDFIQKNYTEYRGDASFLTSPTPQTVALWDQVLSLLSEESQKGGTLSIDTKTVAGVDAFPAGYIDRDKEVIVGLQTDEPLKRAIMPQGGVRTVAKACKSYGYELDPDVEKTFSAYRKTHNDGVFSAYTQEIRDARRAGIITGLPDGYSRGRIIGDYRRVALYGVDRLIQDKREQKSSVKTAVITEDTIRAREELDSQISSLKKLITMAEYYGFDISRPAQSAQEAVQWTYFAYLAAVKEQDGAAMSLGRVSAFLDIYFERDMAAGILTEEAAQEIIDHFVMKLRMVRFLRTPDYNELFSGDPTWVTECVGGMGVDGRSLVTKTTFRVLHTLYNLGPAPEPNLTVLWSPNLPEAFKRFSARVSIDTSSIQYENDELMRPYWGDDYSIACCVSAMKTGKQMQFFGARCNLAKALLYSINGGRDELSGVQVGPKFEAIQSEYLSYDEVVEKFDYFLGWISNLYVNALNIIHYMHDKYNYESLQMALHDKDVTRTMACGVAGLSVVADALSAIKYAKVRTIRDEAGYVIDYEIEGDYPKFGNNDDRVDTIASDLVELFMDNIKKNKTYRDSYPTMSILTITSNVVYGKKTGNTPDGRKEGEPFAPGANPMHGRDEKGAVASMASVAKLPYEYAQDGISYTFSIEPQSLGMDAQQREENLVSLLDGYVIQNGHHININVIDRDMLYDAMEHPEKYPQLTIRVSGYAVNFIKLTREQQLDVINRTFHSNM, encoded by the coding sequence ATGCTAAAAGCACTGATGATAAATGAAGAAGAGCTGCGGAATACTTATTCAGGATTTACCGTAGGGCACTGGACCGAACGAGTCGATGTCCGTGATTTTATCCAGAAAAATTATACAGAATATCGGGGTGATGCTTCGTTTTTGACCTCCCCAACGCCTCAGACTGTCGCCTTGTGGGATCAGGTTCTTTCTCTTCTTAGTGAAGAAAGTCAAAAAGGAGGCACTCTTTCAATTGATACGAAAACCGTTGCGGGGGTTGATGCGTTTCCCGCCGGATATATCGATCGAGACAAAGAAGTTATTGTGGGGCTACAAACTGATGAACCCCTCAAACGTGCTATTATGCCTCAAGGAGGAGTTCGTACGGTTGCAAAAGCATGTAAATCATATGGATATGAACTTGATCCTGATGTGGAGAAAACCTTTAGTGCGTATCGTAAAACCCATAATGATGGGGTGTTTTCAGCGTATACCCAAGAGATTCGGGATGCACGCCGAGCTGGTATTATTACCGGGTTGCCTGACGGCTACAGTCGTGGACGCATTATTGGTGATTATCGCCGGGTTGCTTTATATGGTGTTGATCGTCTTATTCAAGATAAGCGTGAGCAAAAAAGTTCTGTAAAAACAGCGGTGATTACGGAAGATACGATTCGTGCACGGGAAGAGCTGGACAGTCAGATTAGTTCCCTGAAAAAATTGATTACCATGGCCGAGTACTATGGATTTGATATTTCACGACCAGCACAGAGTGCACAAGAGGCTGTACAGTGGACCTATTTTGCCTATCTTGCTGCGGTGAAAGAACAGGATGGGGCCGCCATGAGTCTTGGGCGTGTTTCTGCATTCTTAGATATCTATTTTGAACGTGATATGGCAGCAGGCATCTTAACAGAAGAGGCTGCTCAAGAGATTATCGATCATTTTGTTATGAAGTTGCGCATGGTTCGCTTTCTCCGAACACCGGACTATAACGAGCTTTTTTCCGGAGATCCGACGTGGGTAACTGAATGTGTTGGGGGTATGGGGGTGGATGGTCGTTCCTTAGTGACGAAGACAACCTTCCGTGTGCTTCATACGCTCTATAATCTTGGTCCTGCGCCGGAGCCGAACCTTACTGTACTGTGGTCTCCCAATCTTCCTGAAGCGTTTAAGCGGTTTTCTGCCCGTGTTTCCATTGATACCAGTTCCATTCAATATGAGAATGATGAGTTAATGCGACCGTATTGGGGAGATGATTACAGTATTGCCTGTTGTGTTTCTGCTATGAAGACAGGTAAGCAAATGCAGTTTTTTGGCGCACGTTGTAATTTGGCAAAGGCCTTGCTGTATTCCATTAACGGTGGGCGTGATGAGCTGAGCGGAGTGCAGGTTGGCCCTAAATTTGAAGCTATCCAGTCGGAATACTTGTCGTACGACGAGGTTGTTGAGAAGTTTGACTATTTCCTTGGATGGATTAGTAATCTCTATGTGAATGCCTTGAATATAATTCACTACATGCATGATAAGTATAATTACGAGTCCCTGCAAATGGCCCTTCACGACAAAGATGTTACTCGTACCATGGCCTGTGGCGTAGCAGGACTTTCTGTTGTTGCCGATGCACTCTCGGCAATAAAGTATGCTAAGGTTCGCACGATTCGAGACGAAGCAGGATATGTTATCGATTATGAGATTGAAGGAGACTACCCTAAATTTGGTAATAATGATGATCGGGTAGATACCATAGCCTCAGATCTCGTAGAGCTTTTTATGGATAATATAAAAAAGAACAAAACCTACCGTGATTCATATCCTACCATGTCTATTCTTACCATTACCTCTAATGTGGTATATGGTAAAAAGACGGGAAATACACCCGATGGCAGAAAAGAGGGCGAGCCCTTTGCTCCGGGAGCAAACCCCATGCATGGACGTGATGAAAAGGGAGCGGTGGCTTCTATGGCATCGGTGGCAAAGCTTCCGTATGAATATGCACAAGATGGTATTTCCTACACCTTCTCCATTGAGCCGCAGTCATTGGGTATGGATGCTCAGCAGCGGGAAGAGAATTTGGTTTCCCTTCTTGATGGGTATGTTATACAAAATGGACACCATATCAATATCAATGTTATTGATCGGGATATGTTGTACGATGCCATGGAGCATCCAGAGAAATATCCACAGCTAACCATTCGTGTATCTGGCTATGCGGTAAATTTTATCAAGCTTACACGAGAACAGCAGCTTGATGTTATTAACAGAACGTTCCACAGTAACATGTGA